One part of the Amphiprion ocellaris isolate individual 3 ecotype Okinawa chromosome 24, ASM2253959v1, whole genome shotgun sequence genome encodes these proteins:
- the zc3h13 gene encoding zinc finger CCCH domain-containing protein 13 isoform X2, translating to MSKIRRKVTVENSKTISDSSSSTTTSSTTNPAAPSRRPSVFERLGPSTGSNAADSHCRNWLKTGNCSYGNTCRYTHGTQPRGKGFSFSRSTERPTGDLRERMKNKRQDVDTENIKRDLDEPTSPTVRQRDSSRGRHREKEDIKITKERTPASEEEPTEWETNREDSDIGDYDYELSLEMKRQKIQRELMKLEQENLEKREEIVIKKDETPTKSRATALPKASPEPLSSKESHSSRKSSGSPKHKSGTKVPGSGKKEKKASVSSPVSETARSSKGSHSKKKGPRTPSPPPPVPLDIPVVGKKHKGKHKNKEKSEEKQKEGKDRGRDTEKHKEKKEKRRDRSDSSHKAKRSVTSEERSGSVSSPSRGASPTVRKKSISPKVSSHKAAVLPSPPHRSPSPPRHQRTPTPPRHHSPSSHSGSSAQRHSPSPRRRRSSSPSYHRSSTAQASSPPSSRRSRSPPASHDASSPHRRSDRSSPGRRHSRGRERSRGERERSPPTQERRHERRDDSRSKRDKDSVRDDRDYDSEQVSSRDDRDARDARDRRDARDRGREATRESRDSRDVKDSRDSRTDTRTSRESLERRDRERDRERDREKEREREKERERERTDTHRKEELVQDDRSYGRGHGRDEGGRSEGRTDSRTDRADRNERGRGRANETSDKGSNRNSRSSQLESSHDNWESRSSAVRERSSERSTDRSVTERSSERGSDRDRYESDRRGEQARDSSYDRRGGHGERDRRDNRERDQRAASPSRHQGRLEESEREERREERRTDRAEDRREDRTRERERERDREREKEKDREREREKEREKEREREAERERAREREREREREREREREREREERERERERKEREREREREREQRERERERQREWEERERGREERRERREDARDDRSVRDTRDDRKLSRKRPRVESSPSPRSSPKRTARDLSPADSDGYNSGEDKSERPIGRGQAKLHPQPLLPSPVCLPPSDNGDKHRLLSQVVRPQDPLLRSPSRGAASDDKAAHWKDEERRGAGDKREARSRHEELEARGERTRGGDRRGDHLSGMPSDSRSRGRDQRESTPPPPSPSALATSIEDRDTGGSQFHEEGKKKTKSQRKGLKKGRKDEESGGGSSLAAAGDRFNPEPPSSASGDVAPPLHSPRKGAKKKALDRKRKQSRGGESDASEEETSAHQPHSKRKKGPRTPPPSMRPDHRSTGGNAEPSPLLKMDNFSDWSDEEVTDRGGPLEAQAHLGPAERTSAEPLRRGGGPRVGRDRERCNPPPIAPLLSQDPPMLLQTMTPQPLMSQPLLRKPPPEQTRSSSMGSNQSRTSSRRLRSPSNESAHREDPQGPRSRRGRLQGTNSRDRERERERERERERERERPAVNDPPGAERKSRIDQLRRGEPSRSTSSDRQDSRSHSSRRSSPDSERQARSRSRAGSYDSRERERDREPFERERERDRKDLRPQQQQQHQQPLLLQQPLQQQRDWEPEPRDWPSRGREPLLMRPGREPLLRERDIRDRERLLPEGLIQQHERERERERERERDGRGERGGDRERMMMMDLPLHGDPRAPGRGDMRGEMRGDLRGDMMRPDRSDYEPLLPREAFSPPEPEKASNSHHLMGEQRELEKTDSIDDDDGKEDDGQSVASVGEEYEPISDDELDEILADSQKKEDQQDDEKITGPLDVIDVDWSSLMPKQKQEPRAAGAALLRFTPGAVLLRAGISKRLAGPELLEQVREVCKSELDDPKDADKLFEYDLGALNMAALNRRVERAGLLTNLGPCCKALCARRDFAIRRQLLKNEKGLTKQYPTTPVVDSELLQMSMRLFRRTMAGQASAPERSDSVSTPAAEVAEAGGSNKLSTSQPEVCVS from the exons CAGAGAGACTCCTCCAGAGGCCGACACAGGGAGAAGGAGGATATAAAAATCACGAAAGAGCGCACCCCAGCCAGTGAAGAAGAGCCCACAGAGTGGGAAACTAATCGTGAAG ATTCTGATATCGGTGACTACGACTACGAGTTATCCCTTGAGATGAAGCGCCAGAAGATTCAACGTGAGCTGATGAAACTGGAGCAGGAGAACTtggaaaagagagaagagattGTCATCAAGAAAGATGAGACTCCCACAAAAAGCAGAGCCACAGCCTTGCCCAAG GCCTCCCCCGAGCCACTGAGCTCCAAAGAATCACACTCTTCCAGAAAGTCTAGTGGCTCCCCAAAACACAAAAGTGGAACCAAAGTGCCCGGCTCtgggaagaaggagaagaaggcaTCCGTGTCCTCGCCTGTTTCAGAAACTGCCAG GTCCTCAAAAGGAAGCCACAGTAAGAAAAAAGGGCCCCGTACCCCCAGTCCCCCTCCTCCAGTCCCTCTGGATATACCTGTGGTTGGGAAGAAACACAAAGGGAAACACAAGAACAAGGAGAAATCTGAGGAGAAGCAGAAGGAGGGGAAAGATCGGGGAAGAGATACAGAGAAACAtaaagagaagaaggaaaaacgCAG GGATCGATCAGACAGTTCCCACAAGGCCAAGCGGTCGGTCACATCAGAGGAGCGTTCTGGTAGCGTGTCGTCTCCATCCAGGGGTGCGTCGCCCACCGTGAGGAAGAAATCCATCTCTCCTAAAGTTTCATCCCATAAGGCTGCTGTACTTCCCTCCCCTCCCCACAG GTCTCCTTCACCTCCACGCCACCAGCGAACGCCCACTCCTCCCCGCCACCACTCCCCTTCCTCCCACTCGGGCTCTTCCGCCCAGCGACACTCCCCGTCTCCGCGGCGCCGTCGCTCTTCTTCTCCCTCCTACCACCGGAGCAGCACGGCGCAGGCCTCCTCGCCTCCGAGCTCCCGGCGGTCTCGGTCGCCTCCCGCCTCCCACGACGCTTCGTCTCCTCATCGGCGGTCCGACAGATCGAGTCCCGGCCGGCGCCATTCCAGGGGCCGTGAGAGGAGTCgtggggagagggagaggagccCGCCCACCCAGGAGCGCAGACATGAGCGCAGAGACG ATAGCCGCAGCAAACGAGACAAAGACAGCGTCCGTGACGACCGGGACTACGACTCGGAGCAGGTCTCGTCCCGTGACGACAGGGACGCCAGAGACGCTCGCGACCGACGGGACGCTCGTGATCGAGGACGGGAAGCGACGCGAGAGTCTCGGGACAGCAGGGACGTGAAGGACTCGAGAGACAGCAGGACGGACACCCGAACTAGTCGAGAGTCGCTCGAGCGTCGGGACCGCGAGAGAGACCGAGAGCGGGAccgagagaaggagagagagcgGGAGAAGgagcgagagagggagaggactGACACCCATAGGAAGGAGGAACTGGTCCAGGACGACAGGAGTTACGGGAGAGGTCATGGACGGGACGAAGGAGGGAGAAGTGAAGGGAGGACGGACAGCAGGACAGACAGAGCCGACAGGAACGAACGAGGAAGAGGTCGCGCTAATGAAACATCTGATAAAG GCTCCAACAGAAACTCCCGTAGTTCCCAACTGGAAAGCAGCCACGACAACTGGGAGTCACGGAGCAGTGCGGTACGTGAACGGAGCTCGGAGAGGAGCACGGATCGCAGCGTCACCGAAAGAAGCTCCGAGAGGGGTTCGGACCGAGACCGCTATGAGAGCGACAGAAGAGGAGAGCAGGCTCGAGACTCCTCCTACGACAGGAGAGGAGGACACGGAGAGCGGGATCGCAGAGACAACAGGGAGAGAG accAAAGGGCAGCTTCTCCAAGCAGACACCAGGGGAGGTTGGAGGAGTctgagagggaggagagaagggaggaacgccggacagacagagcagaggacAGACGGGAGGACAGGACCCGTGAgcgagagcgagagagagacagggagagggagaaggaaaaggatagggagagagagagggagaaggagcgGGAGAAGGAAagggagagggaggcagagagggagcgagccagggagagggagagagagagggagagagaacgggagagagagagggagagggagcgcgaagagagggagagagagagggagaggaaggagagggaacgggagagggagagagagagggagcagcgggagagggagagggagaggcagcgggagtgggaggagagagagagggggagggaggagaggcgggagaggagggaggacgCCAGGGACGACCGGTCTGTCCGAGACACCCGGGACGATCGCAAGCTGAG TCGTAAGAGACCCAGAGTGGAGAGCAGTCCGAGCCCTCGATCCTCGCCTAAGCGAACCGCACGGGACCTCAGCCCAGCAGACAGTGACGGCTACAATAGTGGCGAAGACAAAAGTGAGCGCCCGATTGGCCGAGGGCAGGCCAAGCTCCACCCACAGCCCCTCCTCCCCAGCCCAGTGTGTCTGCCTCCATCTGACA ATGGAGACAAGCATCGGCTGCTGAGTCAGGTGGTGCGTCCCCAGGACCCGTTGTTAAGGTCGCCATCCAGAGGTGCTGCATCCGATGACAAGGCTGCTCACTGGAAGGACGAGGAGCGAAGGGGAGCCGGGGACAAAAGGGAGGCACGCAGTCGCCACGAGGAGCTGGAGGCTCGTGGAGAACGTACCAGAGGAGGCGACAGACGTGGAGATCACCTCTCAGGCATGCCGTCTGACTCCCGCAGCCGAGGCAGAGACCAGCGAGAATCTACGCCGCCGCCTCCGTCTCCCTCCGCCCTCGCAACCAGCATCGAGGACAGAGACACTGGTGGGTCCCAGTTCCACGAGGAGggcaaaaagaagacaaagtcACAGAGGAAGGGCTTAAAGAAGGGCCGAAAAGATGAGGAGAGTGGCGGCGGGAGTAGCCTGGCAGCTGCAGGGGACCGTTTCAACCCCGAGCCTCCGTCTAGTGCTTCTGGAGATGTGGCTCCACCTTTACACTCTCCCAGGAAAGGAGCCAAGAAGAAGGCCCTGGACCGAAAGAGGAAACAGTCACGAGGAGGAGAATCTGATGCTTCTGAGGAGGAAACTTCAGCCCATCAGCCACACAGTAAGAGGAAGAAGGGTCCTCGAACACCTCCGCCCTCCATGAGGCCCGATCATCGCAGTACTGGAGGCAACGCAGAACCTTCCCCTCTGTTGAAAATGGACAATTTCAGTGACTGGTCAGATGAGGAAGTGACAGACCGAGGAGGACCCCTGGAAGCTCAGGCTCACCTGGGTCCTGCTGAGAGGACTTCAGCTGAACCTCTTAGGAGAGGTGGTGGCCCCAGGGTGGGCAGGGACAGGGAGAGGTGTAACCCCCCACCCATCGCCCCTTTACTCTCCCAGGATCCTCCGATGCTGCTGCAGACTATGACTCCACAGCCTCTCATGTCGCAGCCTCTGCTCCGCAAACCTCCACCAGAGCAGACACGCAGCAGCAGCATGGGCAGCAACCAGAGCCGCACATCGTCCCGACGCCTGCGCTCACCTTCCAACGAGTCCGCTCACCGAGAAGACCCCCAGGGTCCACGGTCGCGTCGAGGGAGACTGCAGGGCACCAACTCtcgagacagagaaagagagcgcgagagggaaagagagagagagcgtgaACGCGAGAGGCCGGCGGTGAATGACCCTCCAGGGGCTGAGAGGAAATCTCGAATCGACCagctgaggagaggagagcCGAGCCGCAGCACCTCATCAG ATCGGCAGGATTCCCGCAGCCACAGCTCCCGACGCAGCTCTCCTGATTCTGAGAGGCAGGCCAGGTCTAGGTCTCGTGCCGGCTCCTACGACAGTCGGGAacgggagagagacagggagccGTTTGAGCGGGAGAGGGAACGAGACCGAAAGGACCTCCgacctcagcagcagcagcaacatcagcAGCCGCTGCTCCTCCAGCAGCCGTTGCAACAGCAGAGAGACTGGGAGCCTGAACCCAGAGACTGGCCGAGCAGAGGGAGGGAGCCCCTGCTGATGCGTCCCGGTCGGGAGCCTCTCCTGAGGGAGCGGGACATCAGAGACCGGGAACGCCTGCTTCCCGAAGGACTCATCCAGCAGCACGAACGGGAACGTGAGCGAGAGAGGGAGCGGGAGAGAGACGGCCGAGGTGAGAGAGGGGGAGATCGagagaggatgatgatgatggatctCCCGCTTCACGGAGACCCCAGGGCTCCAGGACGAGGGGACATGAGGGGTGAAATGAGAGGAGACCTGCGAGGAGACATGATGAGGCCGGACAGGAGCGACTATGAGCCTCTGCTGCCAAGAGAAGCCTTCAGTCCTCCGGAGCCTGAAAAAGCCAGCAACAGTCACCATCTGATGGGAGAGCAGCGGGAGCTGGAGAAAACCGACAGCATCGATG aTGATGATGGGAAAGAAGATGATGGCCAGTCAGTGGCGTCTGTGGGAGAGGAGTATGAACCAATCAGTGATGATGAGCTCGATGAAATTCTGGCTGATAGTCAGAAGAAAGAGGATCAGCAAGACGATGAGAAAATTACAG GTCCTCTGGATGTGATCGATGTGGACTGGTCCAGCCTGATGCCCAAACAGAAGCAGGAGCCGCGGGCAGCAGGGGCAGCTCTGCTCCGGTTCACCCCAGGGGCTGTGCTTCTTAGGGCGGGAATCTCCAAGCGACTTGCTGGCCCCGAACTCCTGGAGCAAGTCAGAGAGGTGTGCAAGTCAGAGCTGGACGATCCCAAAG ATGCTGACAAGCTCTTTGAGTATGATCTGGGGGCCCTGAATATGGCGGCCCTGAACAGGCGGGTGGAGAGGGCCGGTTTACTGACCAACCTGGGACCCTGCTGCAAGGCCCTGTGCGCTCGCAGGGACTTCGCCATCCGCCGGCAGCTGTTAAAAAACGAGAAG GGCCTGACCAAGCAGTACCCCACTACCCCCGTGGTGGACAGCGAGCTGCTGCAGATGAGCATGCGTCTCTTCAGGAGGACCATGGCCGGCCAGGCTTCAGCCCCAGAAAGGTCGGATAGTGTGTCGACACCGGCAGCAGAAGTTGCTGAAGCTGGTGGTAGTAATAAGCTCAGCACGAGTCAGccagaggtgtgtgtgtcctgA
- the zc3h13 gene encoding zinc finger CCCH domain-containing protein 13 isoform X3, translating to MSKIRRKVTVENSKTISDSSSSTTTSSTTNPAAPSRRPSVFERLGPSTGSNAADSHCRNWLKTGNCSYGNTCRYTHGTQPRGKGFSFSRSTERPTGDLRERMKNKRQDVDTENIKRDLDEPTSPTVRQRDSSRGRHREKEDIKITKERTPASEEEPTEWETNREDSDIGDYDYELSLEMKRQKIQRELMKLEQENLEKREEIVIKKDETPTKSRATALPKASPEPLSSKESHSSRKSSGSPKHKSGTKVPGSGKKEKKASVSSPVSETASRSSKGSHSKKKGPRTPSPPPPVPLDIPVVGKKHKGKHKNKEKSEEKQKEGKDRGRDTEKHKEKKEKRRDRSDSSHKAKRSVTSEERSGSVSSPSRGASPTVRKKSISPKVSSHKAAVLPSPPHRSPSPPRHQRTPTPPRHHSPSSHSGSSAQRHSPSPRRRRSSSPSYHRSSTAQASSPPSSRRSRSPPASHDASSPHRRSDRSSPGRRHSRGRERSRGERERSPPTQERRHERRDDSRSKRDKDSVRDDRDYDSEQVSSRDDRDARDARDRRDARDRGREATRESRDSRDVKDSRDSRTDTRTSRESLERRDRERDRERDREKEREREKERERERTDTHRKEELVQDDRSYGRGHGRDEGGRSEGRTDSRTDRADRNERGRGRANETSDKGSNRNSRSSQLESSHDNWESRSSAVRERSSERSTDRSVTERSSERGSDRDRYESDRRGEQARDSSYDRRGGHGERDRRDNRERDQRAASPSRHQGRLEESEREERREERRTDRAEDRREDRTRERERERDREREKEKDREREREKEREKEREREAERERAREREREREREREREREREREERERERERKEREREREREREQRERERERQREWEERERGREERRERREDARDDRSVRDTRDDRKLSRKRPRVESSPSPRSSPKRTARDLSPADSDGYNSGEDKNGDKHRLLSQVVRPQDPLLRSPSRGAASDDKAAHWKDEERRGAGDKREARSRHEELEARGERTRGGDRRGDHLSGMPSDSRSRGRDQRESTPPPPSPSALATSIEDRDTGGSQFHEEGKKKTKSQRKGLKKGRKDEESGGGSSLAAAGDRFNPEPPSSASGDVAPPLHSPRKGAKKKALDRKRKQSRGGESDASEEETSAHQPHSKRKKGPRTPPPSMRPDHRSTGGNAEPSPLLKMDNFSDWSDEEVTDRGGPLEAQAHLGPAERTSAEPLRRGGGPRVGRDRERCNPPPIAPLLSQDPPMLLQTMTPQPLMSQPLLRKPPPEQTRSSSMGSNQSRTSSRRLRSPSNESAHREDPQGPRSRRGRLQGTNSRDRERERERERERERERERPAVNDPPGAERKSRIDQLRRGEPSRSTSSDRQDSRSHSSRRSSPDSERQARSRSRAGSYDSRERERDREPFERERERDRKDLRPQQQQQHQQPLLLQQPLQQQRDWEPEPRDWPSRGREPLLMRPGREPLLRERDIRDRERLLPEGLIQQHERERERERERERDGRGERGGDRERMMMMDLPLHGDPRAPGRGDMRGEMRGDLRGDMMRPDRSDYEPLLPREAFSPPEPEKASNSHHLMGEQRELEKTDSIDDDDGKEDDGQSVASVGEEYEPISDDELDEILADSQKKEDQQDDEKITGPLDVIDVDWSSLMPKQKQEPRAAGAALLRFTPGAVLLRAGISKRLAGPELLEQVREVCKSELDDPKDADKLFEYDLGALNMAALNRRVERAGLLTNLGPCCKALCARRDFAIRRQLLKNEKGLTKQYPTTPVVDSELLQMSMRLFRRTMAGQASAPERSDSVSTPAAEVAEAGGSNKLSTSQPEVCVS from the exons CAGAGAGACTCCTCCAGAGGCCGACACAGGGAGAAGGAGGATATAAAAATCACGAAAGAGCGCACCCCAGCCAGTGAAGAAGAGCCCACAGAGTGGGAAACTAATCGTGAAG ATTCTGATATCGGTGACTACGACTACGAGTTATCCCTTGAGATGAAGCGCCAGAAGATTCAACGTGAGCTGATGAAACTGGAGCAGGAGAACTtggaaaagagagaagagattGTCATCAAGAAAGATGAGACTCCCACAAAAAGCAGAGCCACAGCCTTGCCCAAG GCCTCCCCCGAGCCACTGAGCTCCAAAGAATCACACTCTTCCAGAAAGTCTAGTGGCTCCCCAAAACACAAAAGTGGAACCAAAGTGCCCGGCTCtgggaagaaggagaagaaggcaTCCGTGTCCTCGCCTGTTTCAGAAACTGCCAG CAGGTCCTCAAAAGGAAGCCACAGTAAGAAAAAAGGGCCCCGTACCCCCAGTCCCCCTCCTCCAGTCCCTCTGGATATACCTGTGGTTGGGAAGAAACACAAAGGGAAACACAAGAACAAGGAGAAATCTGAGGAGAAGCAGAAGGAGGGGAAAGATCGGGGAAGAGATACAGAGAAACAtaaagagaagaaggaaaaacgCAG GGATCGATCAGACAGTTCCCACAAGGCCAAGCGGTCGGTCACATCAGAGGAGCGTTCTGGTAGCGTGTCGTCTCCATCCAGGGGTGCGTCGCCCACCGTGAGGAAGAAATCCATCTCTCCTAAAGTTTCATCCCATAAGGCTGCTGTACTTCCCTCCCCTCCCCACAG GTCTCCTTCACCTCCACGCCACCAGCGAACGCCCACTCCTCCCCGCCACCACTCCCCTTCCTCCCACTCGGGCTCTTCCGCCCAGCGACACTCCCCGTCTCCGCGGCGCCGTCGCTCTTCTTCTCCCTCCTACCACCGGAGCAGCACGGCGCAGGCCTCCTCGCCTCCGAGCTCCCGGCGGTCTCGGTCGCCTCCCGCCTCCCACGACGCTTCGTCTCCTCATCGGCGGTCCGACAGATCGAGTCCCGGCCGGCGCCATTCCAGGGGCCGTGAGAGGAGTCgtggggagagggagaggagccCGCCCACCCAGGAGCGCAGACATGAGCGCAGAGACG ATAGCCGCAGCAAACGAGACAAAGACAGCGTCCGTGACGACCGGGACTACGACTCGGAGCAGGTCTCGTCCCGTGACGACAGGGACGCCAGAGACGCTCGCGACCGACGGGACGCTCGTGATCGAGGACGGGAAGCGACGCGAGAGTCTCGGGACAGCAGGGACGTGAAGGACTCGAGAGACAGCAGGACGGACACCCGAACTAGTCGAGAGTCGCTCGAGCGTCGGGACCGCGAGAGAGACCGAGAGCGGGAccgagagaaggagagagagcgGGAGAAGgagcgagagagggagaggactGACACCCATAGGAAGGAGGAACTGGTCCAGGACGACAGGAGTTACGGGAGAGGTCATGGACGGGACGAAGGAGGGAGAAGTGAAGGGAGGACGGACAGCAGGACAGACAGAGCCGACAGGAACGAACGAGGAAGAGGTCGCGCTAATGAAACATCTGATAAAG GCTCCAACAGAAACTCCCGTAGTTCCCAACTGGAAAGCAGCCACGACAACTGGGAGTCACGGAGCAGTGCGGTACGTGAACGGAGCTCGGAGAGGAGCACGGATCGCAGCGTCACCGAAAGAAGCTCCGAGAGGGGTTCGGACCGAGACCGCTATGAGAGCGACAGAAGAGGAGAGCAGGCTCGAGACTCCTCCTACGACAGGAGAGGAGGACACGGAGAGCGGGATCGCAGAGACAACAGGGAGAGAG accAAAGGGCAGCTTCTCCAAGCAGACACCAGGGGAGGTTGGAGGAGTctgagagggaggagagaagggaggaacgccggacagacagagcagaggacAGACGGGAGGACAGGACCCGTGAgcgagagcgagagagagacagggagagggagaaggaaaaggatagggagagagagagggagaaggagcgGGAGAAGGAAagggagagggaggcagagagggagcgagccagggagagggagagagagagggagagagaacgggagagagagagggagagggagcgcgaagagagggagagagagagggagaggaaggagagggaacgggagagggagagagagagggagcagcgggagagggagagggagaggcagcgggagtgggaggagagagagagggggagggaggagaggcgggagaggagggaggacgCCAGGGACGACCGGTCTGTCCGAGACACCCGGGACGATCGCAAGCTGAG TCGTAAGAGACCCAGAGTGGAGAGCAGTCCGAGCCCTCGATCCTCGCCTAAGCGAACCGCACGGGACCTCAGCCCAGCAGACAGTGACGGCTACAATAGTGGCGAAGACAAAA ATGGAGACAAGCATCGGCTGCTGAGTCAGGTGGTGCGTCCCCAGGACCCGTTGTTAAGGTCGCCATCCAGAGGTGCTGCATCCGATGACAAGGCTGCTCACTGGAAGGACGAGGAGCGAAGGGGAGCCGGGGACAAAAGGGAGGCACGCAGTCGCCACGAGGAGCTGGAGGCTCGTGGAGAACGTACCAGAGGAGGCGACAGACGTGGAGATCACCTCTCAGGCATGCCGTCTGACTCCCGCAGCCGAGGCAGAGACCAGCGAGAATCTACGCCGCCGCCTCCGTCTCCCTCCGCCCTCGCAACCAGCATCGAGGACAGAGACACTGGTGGGTCCCAGTTCCACGAGGAGggcaaaaagaagacaaagtcACAGAGGAAGGGCTTAAAGAAGGGCCGAAAAGATGAGGAGAGTGGCGGCGGGAGTAGCCTGGCAGCTGCAGGGGACCGTTTCAACCCCGAGCCTCCGTCTAGTGCTTCTGGAGATGTGGCTCCACCTTTACACTCTCCCAGGAAAGGAGCCAAGAAGAAGGCCCTGGACCGAAAGAGGAAACAGTCACGAGGAGGAGAATCTGATGCTTCTGAGGAGGAAACTTCAGCCCATCAGCCACACAGTAAGAGGAAGAAGGGTCCTCGAACACCTCCGCCCTCCATGAGGCCCGATCATCGCAGTACTGGAGGCAACGCAGAACCTTCCCCTCTGTTGAAAATGGACAATTTCAGTGACTGGTCAGATGAGGAAGTGACAGACCGAGGAGGACCCCTGGAAGCTCAGGCTCACCTGGGTCCTGCTGAGAGGACTTCAGCTGAACCTCTTAGGAGAGGTGGTGGCCCCAGGGTGGGCAGGGACAGGGAGAGGTGTAACCCCCCACCCATCGCCCCTTTACTCTCCCAGGATCCTCCGATGCTGCTGCAGACTATGACTCCACAGCCTCTCATGTCGCAGCCTCTGCTCCGCAAACCTCCACCAGAGCAGACACGCAGCAGCAGCATGGGCAGCAACCAGAGCCGCACATCGTCCCGACGCCTGCGCTCACCTTCCAACGAGTCCGCTCACCGAGAAGACCCCCAGGGTCCACGGTCGCGTCGAGGGAGACTGCAGGGCACCAACTCtcgagacagagaaagagagcgcgagagggaaagagagagagagcgtgaACGCGAGAGGCCGGCGGTGAATGACCCTCCAGGGGCTGAGAGGAAATCTCGAATCGACCagctgaggagaggagagcCGAGCCGCAGCACCTCATCAG ATCGGCAGGATTCCCGCAGCCACAGCTCCCGACGCAGCTCTCCTGATTCTGAGAGGCAGGCCAGGTCTAGGTCTCGTGCCGGCTCCTACGACAGTCGGGAacgggagagagacagggagccGTTTGAGCGGGAGAGGGAACGAGACCGAAAGGACCTCCgacctcagcagcagcagcaacatcagcAGCCGCTGCTCCTCCAGCAGCCGTTGCAACAGCAGAGAGACTGGGAGCCTGAACCCAGAGACTGGCCGAGCAGAGGGAGGGAGCCCCTGCTGATGCGTCCCGGTCGGGAGCCTCTCCTGAGGGAGCGGGACATCAGAGACCGGGAACGCCTGCTTCCCGAAGGACTCATCCAGCAGCACGAACGGGAACGTGAGCGAGAGAGGGAGCGGGAGAGAGACGGCCGAGGTGAGAGAGGGGGAGATCGagagaggatgatgatgatggatctCCCGCTTCACGGAGACCCCAGGGCTCCAGGACGAGGGGACATGAGGGGTGAAATGAGAGGAGACCTGCGAGGAGACATGATGAGGCCGGACAGGAGCGACTATGAGCCTCTGCTGCCAAGAGAAGCCTTCAGTCCTCCGGAGCCTGAAAAAGCCAGCAACAGTCACCATCTGATGGGAGAGCAGCGGGAGCTGGAGAAAACCGACAGCATCGATG aTGATGATGGGAAAGAAGATGATGGCCAGTCAGTGGCGTCTGTGGGAGAGGAGTATGAACCAATCAGTGATGATGAGCTCGATGAAATTCTGGCTGATAGTCAGAAGAAAGAGGATCAGCAAGACGATGAGAAAATTACAG GTCCTCTGGATGTGATCGATGTGGACTGGTCCAGCCTGATGCCCAAACAGAAGCAGGAGCCGCGGGCAGCAGGGGCAGCTCTGCTCCGGTTCACCCCAGGGGCTGTGCTTCTTAGGGCGGGAATCTCCAAGCGACTTGCTGGCCCCGAACTCCTGGAGCAAGTCAGAGAGGTGTGCAAGTCAGAGCTGGACGATCCCAAAG ATGCTGACAAGCTCTTTGAGTATGATCTGGGGGCCCTGAATATGGCGGCCCTGAACAGGCGGGTGGAGAGGGCCGGTTTACTGACCAACCTGGGACCCTGCTGCAAGGCCCTGTGCGCTCGCAGGGACTTCGCCATCCGCCGGCAGCTGTTAAAAAACGAGAAG GGCCTGACCAAGCAGTACCCCACTACCCCCGTGGTGGACAGCGAGCTGCTGCAGATGAGCATGCGTCTCTTCAGGAGGACCATGGCCGGCCAGGCTTCAGCCCCAGAAAGGTCGGATAGTGTGTCGACACCGGCAGCAGAAGTTGCTGAAGCTGGTGGTAGTAATAAGCTCAGCACGAGTCAGccagaggtgtgtgtgtcctgA